A window of Cellulomonas fimi contains these coding sequences:
- a CDS encoding RNA polymerase-binding protein RbpA: MANRSLRGMRIGSHSMETDEGVDFAPRLQAHYDCPNGHTIILPFSVEADVPVVWECRCGAEALLRDASKPEAKAGKPARTHWDMLLERRTIGELEELLDERLGLLRAGKLRRSA; this comes from the coding sequence ATGGCAAACCGGTCCCTGCGCGGCATGCGCATCGGGTCCCACAGCATGGAGACGGACGAGGGCGTCGACTTCGCCCCCCGCCTCCAGGCGCACTACGACTGCCCCAACGGGCACACCATCATCCTGCCGTTCTCGGTCGAGGCCGACGTGCCGGTGGTGTGGGAGTGCCGTTGCGGCGCCGAGGCGCTGCTGCGGGACGCGTCCAAGCCCGAGGCGAAGGCGGGCAAGCCCGCCCGCACCCACTGGGACATGCTGCTCGAGCGCCGCACGATCGGCGAGCTCGAGGAGCTGCTCGACGAGCGCCTGGGTCTCCTGCGCGCCGGGAAGCTGCGCCGCAGCGCCTGA
- a CDS encoding aldo/keto reductase, producing the protein MSFRRLGTSGLTVSVAGLGCNTFGATLPPDGVGPLVDAALDAGITFFDTADVYGGSPGQSEELLGAALRGRRDDVVVATKFGMDLGGLNGTDWGARGSRRYVRRAVEGSLRRLGTDRIDLYQLHAPDPVTPIAETLAALDELVAEGKVLFVGSSNFAAWQVLDADWTARTAHRTPFVSAQNRYNLLDRSAEAELVPALERTGVGLIPYVPLASGLLTGKYRRGAQAPEGSRLTRMPQRLAAADFDRIEALADLATEWGIDLPTLALGGLAAQPAVTSVIAGARTAEQLRANVASILWEPTLEQLAAIDEVAPGPV; encoded by the coding sequence ATGTCCTTCCGCCGGCTCGGGACCAGCGGGCTGACCGTGTCGGTCGCCGGCCTCGGCTGCAACACCTTCGGAGCGACGCTACCGCCGGACGGGGTGGGGCCGCTCGTCGACGCCGCGCTCGACGCCGGGATCACCTTCTTCGACACCGCCGACGTGTACGGCGGCAGCCCCGGTCAGAGCGAGGAGCTGCTCGGCGCGGCGCTGCGCGGACGGCGGGACGACGTCGTCGTCGCGACGAAGTTCGGCATGGACCTCGGCGGGCTCAACGGCACCGACTGGGGCGCGCGTGGGTCGCGCCGGTACGTGCGGCGTGCCGTGGAGGGGTCGCTGCGGCGGCTCGGCACCGACCGGATCGACCTGTACCAGCTGCACGCGCCCGACCCGGTGACTCCGATCGCCGAGACGCTCGCCGCGCTCGACGAGCTCGTTGCCGAGGGCAAGGTGCTGTTCGTCGGGTCGTCGAACTTCGCCGCATGGCAGGTCCTCGACGCGGACTGGACCGCTCGCACGGCGCACCGCACGCCGTTCGTGTCGGCGCAGAACCGGTACAACCTCCTCGACCGCTCCGCCGAGGCCGAGCTCGTCCCCGCCCTGGAGCGCACCGGCGTGGGGCTGATCCCGTACGTCCCGCTCGCGTCCGGGCTGCTCACCGGCAAGTACCGGCGCGGCGCGCAGGCGCCCGAGGGCAGCCGCCTGACGCGCATGCCGCAGCGGCTCGCGGCCGCCGACTTCGACCGCATCGAAGCCCTCGCCGACCTGGCCACGGAGTGGGGGATCGACCTGCCGACGCTGGCGCTCGGCGGCCTCGCCGCCCAGCCGGCCGTGACGAGCGTGATCGCCGGCGCGCGCACGGCCGAGCAGCTCCGCGCGAACGTCGCGAGCATCCTGTGGGAGCCCACCCTGGAGCAGCTCGCCGCGATCGACGAGGTCGCACCCGGCCCCGTCTGA
- a CDS encoding heme-degrading domain-containing protein gives MSTDDVRTTIAEVEQQERELVLPSFTNDEAWRLGCLIVELAEERDLAVTIDIRRGGQQLFHAAREGTTPDNDSWVERKVRVVERFGASSFLVGLRAKERGTTFAEQHDLPLQQYAAHGGAFPVRVHGVGVVGVVTVSGLPQADDHALVVEALRAFLA, from the coding sequence ATGAGTACCGATGACGTCCGGACCACGATCGCCGAGGTGGAGCAGCAGGAGCGTGAGCTCGTGCTGCCGTCGTTCACGAACGACGAGGCGTGGCGGCTGGGCTGCCTGATCGTCGAGCTGGCCGAGGAGCGGGACCTCGCGGTGACGATCGACATCCGCCGCGGCGGTCAGCAGCTCTTCCACGCGGCCCGCGAGGGCACGACGCCGGACAACGACTCGTGGGTCGAGCGGAAGGTGCGGGTCGTCGAGCGGTTCGGCGCGTCGTCGTTCCTGGTCGGCCTGCGGGCGAAGGAGCGTGGCACGACGTTCGCGGAGCAGCACGACCTGCCGCTGCAGCAGTACGCCGCGCACGGCGGCGCGTTCCCCGTGCGGGTGCACGGGGTCGGCGTCGTCGGGGTCGTGACGGTGTCGGGGCTGCCGCAGGCCGACGACCACGCCCTCGTCGTCGAGGCCTTGCGGGCGTTCCTCGCCTGA
- a CDS encoding tyrosine-type recombinase/integrase, with protein sequence MAVPLSAVVEPFLTDRATLTRRGLTDGSRAGYRQDVATWARQIAQDVGRLTGDEGEDPLALLTSDDLTELNVKNAYRAIRGREAASTVQRRVGTLRLFVRWLQMEGHLAVDPTLRIEAPERPVRLPAGWDDAELLRLAKVAWDVSPGDSRRWPARDRAAFALLSTTGVRASELCGLTDRSLRVEEDGEAVLTVIGKGNRQRNVPVPPEALRVVQEYVAERDEKFGPPEHGAPLLRLSSGRPLQRGALNHLVDGWIRRSGVAKQEGEAAHGFRHTFAKGLIRSGVPAPAVQALLGHEDLKTTGIYVKATAADVRDAVLVSPSRRVLREVGSVGSGSVDPVR encoded by the coding sequence ATGGCCGTCCCCCTCTCCGCCGTCGTCGAGCCGTTCCTCACCGACCGCGCCACGCTCACGCGTCGCGGGCTGACCGACGGCTCACGTGCGGGCTACCGGCAGGACGTCGCCACGTGGGCACGTCAGATCGCACAGGACGTCGGCCGGCTCACGGGCGACGAGGGCGAGGATCCCCTGGCGCTGCTCACGTCCGACGACCTGACCGAGCTCAACGTCAAGAACGCGTACCGCGCGATCCGTGGGCGCGAGGCCGCGTCGACGGTGCAGCGCCGCGTCGGCACGTTGCGCCTGTTCGTCCGGTGGCTGCAGATGGAGGGACACCTCGCGGTCGACCCGACGCTGCGCATCGAGGCGCCGGAGCGCCCGGTCCGGCTGCCGGCGGGCTGGGACGACGCGGAGCTGCTGCGGCTCGCGAAGGTCGCGTGGGACGTCTCCCCCGGCGACAGCCGCCGCTGGCCGGCGCGCGACCGCGCGGCGTTCGCGCTCCTGTCGACGACCGGCGTGCGCGCGTCGGAGCTGTGCGGGCTGACCGACCGGTCGTTGCGCGTCGAGGAGGACGGCGAGGCCGTGCTGACGGTCATCGGCAAGGGCAACCGTCAGCGGAACGTGCCGGTGCCGCCGGAGGCGCTGCGCGTCGTGCAGGAGTACGTGGCGGAGCGGGACGAGAAGTTCGGCCCGCCCGAGCACGGTGCTCCCCTGCTGCGCCTGTCGTCGGGGCGCCCCTTGCAGCGCGGTGCGCTCAACCACCTCGTGGACGGCTGGATCCGCCGCTCGGGCGTCGCGAAGCAGGAGGGCGAGGCGGCGCACGGGTTCCGGCACACGTTCGCCAAGGGCCTCATCCGCTCGGGCGTCCCGGCGCCGGCCGTGCAGGCGCTGCTCGGCCACGAGGACCTCAAGACGACCGGCATCTACGTGAAGGCGACGGCCGCGGACGTCCGGGACGCGGTGCTGGTGTCGCCGTCGCGCCGGGTGCTGCGCGAGGTCGGGTCGGTCGGGTCGGGCTCGGTCGACCCGGTCCGGTGA
- a CDS encoding GNAT family N-acetyltransferase: MLIHRATEDDWALVRDVRLRALRESPEVFGSSLAREESFRESHWRIRVRTGPTWVAVDDEKVGRGLVSMIQEPGSPVDDRHVVALWVAPEVRRQGVGWALLDAVRATAAADGAHTLSLWIVDGNNAAGDLYVRAGFARTGERQPLPRDPSRVEERWVRELDDAPLR; this comes from the coding sequence GTGCTGATCCACCGCGCCACCGAAGACGACTGGGCCCTCGTGCGGGACGTGCGTCTGCGGGCGCTGCGGGAGAGTCCCGAGGTGTTCGGCTCGTCGCTGGCGCGTGAGGAGTCCTTCCGCGAGTCGCACTGGCGCATACGCGTCCGGACCGGTCCCACGTGGGTCGCGGTCGACGACGAGAAGGTCGGCCGCGGACTCGTGTCGATGATCCAGGAGCCCGGCTCGCCGGTCGACGACCGGCACGTGGTCGCGCTGTGGGTCGCGCCGGAGGTCCGCCGGCAGGGGGTCGGGTGGGCGCTGCTCGACGCCGTGCGGGCGACGGCTGCCGCGGACGGCGCTCACACGCTGTCGCTGTGGATCGTCGACGGGAACAACGCGGCGGGGGACCTGTACGTCCGCGCCGGGTTCGCCCGGACGGGGGAGCGGCAGCCGCTCCCGCGGGACCCGTCGCGCGTCGAGGAGCGCTGGGTGCGCGAGCTCGACGACGCCCCGCTGCGCTGA
- a CDS encoding MBL fold metallo-hydrolase translates to MRLERDGTALVIDPGAFSDLDAALDGSPAVLVTHEHVDHLAADRVATAVREGVDVWGPQPALDALAAAGAPAERLHAVRAGDTVTVGAFEVDVLGEWHAVIHPDVPRIANVAYLVDGVLHPGDAFVDPEGRTVSLLLAPLGAPWLKLAEVVDWVRAVQPARVAVIHDAPLSEVGRGLARTLLGRLGGAGEPLDLANGEMTYV, encoded by the coding sequence GTGCGACTGGAGCGCGACGGCACGGCACTCGTGATCGACCCGGGCGCGTTCTCCGACCTCGACGCGGCACTCGACGGCAGTCCCGCGGTCCTGGTGACCCACGAGCACGTCGATCACCTCGCGGCGGACCGGGTGGCGACGGCCGTGCGGGAGGGCGTCGACGTCTGGGGCCCGCAGCCGGCGCTCGACGCGCTGGCCGCCGCCGGGGCGCCCGCCGAACGGCTGCACGCGGTGCGCGCCGGCGACACCGTGACCGTCGGCGCGTTCGAGGTCGACGTGCTGGGGGAGTGGCACGCGGTGATCCACCCCGACGTGCCGAGGATCGCGAACGTCGCCTATCTCGTCGACGGCGTCCTGCACCCCGGGGACGCGTTCGTCGACCCCGAGGGCCGCACCGTGTCGCTGCTGCTCGCACCGCTCGGCGCACCGTGGCTCAAGCTCGCCGAGGTCGTCGACTGGGTCCGGGCCGTGCAGCCCGCGCGCGTCGCCGTGATCCATGACGCGCCGCTCAGCGAGGTCGGTCGCGGACTGGCGCGCACGCTGCTCGGTCGGCTCGGGGGTGCCGGAGAGCCGCTCGACCTCGCGAACGGCGAGATGACCTACGTCTGA
- a CDS encoding ParA family protein, producing MLVLGVCSLKGGVGKTSVTLGLASAALERGVRTLVIDLDPQGDATMALGARAAGTGDVAGVLSEPGAESVAAATVLSTWADDGLDVLAGSERSAVHDRLDESDVDRLRFALSWVSGYDLVLIDCPPSLGALTRTGLTACDRAIVVTEPGLFAVMAVGRAMRTIDELRRGPAAQLQPLGIAVNRVRARSVEQAFRLEELRTLYGPLVLSPFVPERAALQQAQGAAQPVHAWPGAAAAELATTFEQLLDRAMRAPRR from the coding sequence GTGCTGGTGCTCGGGGTGTGCAGTCTCAAGGGTGGCGTGGGCAAGACGTCGGTGACGCTCGGCCTCGCGTCGGCGGCGCTCGAACGCGGCGTGCGCACGCTCGTCATCGACCTCGACCCGCAGGGCGACGCCACGATGGCGCTCGGCGCGCGCGCGGCCGGTACCGGCGACGTCGCCGGTGTGCTGAGCGAGCCCGGCGCGGAGTCGGTCGCGGCGGCGACGGTCCTGAGCACGTGGGCCGACGACGGTCTCGACGTCCTGGCCGGGTCCGAGCGGTCGGCGGTGCACGACCGCCTCGACGAGAGCGACGTCGACCGGCTGCGGTTCGCCCTGTCGTGGGTGTCCGGGTACGACCTCGTCCTGATCGACTGCCCGCCCTCGCTCGGCGCCCTCACGCGGACGGGCCTCACGGCGTGCGACCGAGCGATCGTCGTGACCGAGCCGGGGCTGTTCGCGGTCATGGCGGTGGGCCGGGCGATGCGCACGATCGACGAGCTGCGGCGCGGCCCCGCCGCGCAGCTGCAGCCCCTCGGGATCGCCGTGAACCGTGTCCGCGCCCGCTCGGTCGAGCAGGCGTTCCGCCTGGAGGAGCTCCGGACCCTCTACGGGCCGCTCGTGCTCTCGCCGTTCGTCCCGGAGCGCGCGGCGCTCCAGCAGGCCCAGGGGGCGGCACAGCCTGTGCACGCCTGGCCGGGGGCGGCGGCCGCCGAGCTCGCGACGACGTTCGAGCAGCTGTTGGACCGCGCGATGCGCGCACCGCGCCGCTGA
- a CDS encoding MerR family transcriptional regulator, protein MSSNESAEQHPTAVPQRAQGLLFDDDLPDLDTYSGYRGPTACRAAGITYRQLDYWARTGLVEPSIRPATGSGTQRLYSFRDILVLKVVKRLLDTGVSLQQIRTAVGHLRERGVDDLAQITLMSDGASVYECTSADEVIDLVQGGQGVFGIAVGRVWREVEGTLAELPTERAEDEAPDADVPAPQDELALRRQARSAG, encoded by the coding sequence GTGAGCAGCAACGAGAGCGCCGAGCAGCACCCCACCGCGGTGCCGCAGCGCGCGCAGGGCCTGCTGTTCGACGACGACCTCCCCGACCTCGACACGTACTCCGGCTACCGCGGGCCCACGGCCTGCCGCGCGGCCGGCATCACGTACCGGCAGCTCGACTACTGGGCCCGCACCGGTCTGGTCGAGCCGTCGATCCGCCCCGCGACCGGTTCCGGCACGCAGCGGCTCTACAGCTTCCGCGACATCCTCGTGCTCAAGGTCGTCAAGCGTCTGCTCGACACCGGTGTCTCGCTGCAGCAGATCCGGACCGCGGTCGGCCACCTGCGTGAGCGCGGCGTCGACGACCTCGCGCAGATCACGCTCATGTCGGACGGCGCCTCGGTGTACGAGTGCACGTCGGCCGACGAGGTCATCGACCTGGTCCAGGGCGGTCAGGGTGTGTTCGGCATCGCCGTGGGTCGTGTCTGGCGCGAGGTCGAGGGGACGCTCGCCGAGCTGCCGACGGAGCGCGCCGAGGACGAGGCACCCGACGCCGACGTGCCGGCGCCCCAGGACGAGCTCGCGCTGCGCCGCCAGGCCCGCTCCGCGGGCTGA
- a CDS encoding bifunctional nuclease family protein: protein MVRVEVVGVRQHLADDEIVVLLLDPESELLVPILIGPTEASAIASAQAGIVPPRPMTHDLLRDVIVATGSSLAHVEITRLDEGVFHAELVLATGPRVDSRASDAIALALRFGCPVMCAAEVVAVAGVEVRTTSTEQDLERFRRFLDVVTPDDFSTGDEPGEAGR from the coding sequence ATGGTGCGGGTGGAGGTCGTCGGCGTGCGTCAGCACCTGGCCGACGACGAGATCGTCGTGCTCCTGCTCGACCCGGAGTCCGAGCTCCTGGTGCCGATCCTCATCGGCCCGACGGAGGCCAGCGCGATCGCGTCTGCGCAGGCGGGCATCGTCCCGCCACGACCCATGACGCACGACCTGCTGCGCGACGTGATCGTCGCGACGGGGTCGAGCCTCGCGCACGTGGAGATCACACGGCTCGACGAGGGCGTCTTCCACGCCGAGCTCGTGCTCGCGACCGGTCCGCGGGTGGACTCCCGCGCCTCGGACGCGATCGCGCTCGCGCTGCGGTTCGGCTGCCCCGTGATGTGCGCCGCGGAGGTGGTCGCGGTGGCGGGCGTCGAGGTCCGCACGACGAGCACCGAGCAGGACCTGGAGCGGTTCCGCCGCTTCCTCGACGTGGTGACGCCCGACGACTTCTCGACGGGCGACGAGCCGGGCGAGGCGGGCCGCTGA
- a CDS encoding MerR family transcriptional regulator encodes MSGAQAQRAEQDDAAVGRPSAVEPWPRGISRRASMRISDVLAALRIEFPAVTTSKLRFLEEQGLVEPVRTPAGYRQYSPADIERLRFVLRQQRDKYMPLKVIGERLAALDAGEEEEQAPRARLATRDGVVQSGEVRWTVEALAAEAHVEVAFVEELVASGVLRPRGRSSFDPWARDVVVAAAALAEHGIDARHLRQFRTAADRQADLVEQVVAPWRGRRGASAAARAGTVAAEVGELCTQMHTALVRAAVADLTP; translated from the coding sequence ATGAGCGGCGCACAGGCGCAGCGCGCGGAGCAGGACGACGCGGCCGTCGGTCGGCCGTCAGCGGTCGAGCCGTGGCCGCGGGGCATCTCCCGGCGCGCCTCGATGCGCATCTCCGACGTGCTCGCCGCGCTGCGGATCGAGTTCCCGGCCGTGACGACGTCCAAGCTGCGCTTCCTGGAGGAGCAGGGGCTCGTGGAGCCCGTGCGGACGCCCGCCGGGTACCGCCAGTACTCGCCCGCGGACATCGAGCGGCTGCGGTTCGTCCTGCGCCAGCAGCGGGACAAGTACATGCCGCTCAAGGTCATCGGCGAGCGGCTCGCCGCGCTCGACGCGGGCGAGGAGGAGGAGCAGGCGCCTCGTGCGCGGCTCGCCACCCGCGACGGCGTCGTCCAGTCGGGCGAGGTCCGCTGGACGGTCGAGGCGCTGGCCGCCGAGGCGCACGTCGAGGTCGCGTTCGTCGAGGAGCTCGTCGCCTCCGGCGTGCTGCGCCCGCGTGGCCGGTCGTCGTTCGACCCGTGGGCACGGGACGTCGTCGTGGCGGCCGCGGCCCTCGCGGAGCACGGGATCGACGCGCGTCACCTGCGCCAGTTCCGCACCGCGGCGGACCGGCAGGCCGACCTCGTCGAGCAGGTGGTGGCGCCCTGGCGCGGCCGTCGTGGCGCGTCTGCCGCGGCACGCGCCGGCACGGTCGCCGCCGAGGTCGGCGAGCTCTGCACGCAGATGCACACGGCGCTCGTCCGGGCCGCCGTCGCCGACCTGACCCCCTGA
- a CDS encoding FHA domain-containing protein, which produces MSGDEQAPGVPGPQTGRPAYGPDTTMSFGALEPVEIEAAAPVGLTPDEVVAVNALPPTSALLVMQRGPSAGARFLLDADRTVAGRSTEADIFLDDVTVSRKHAEFVRDGQQFVVRDIGSLNGTYVNRSRIDQAVLRAGDEVQIGKYRMTFHPSPHREVARG; this is translated from the coding sequence ATGAGCGGCGACGAGCAGGCCCCTGGGGTCCCTGGACCGCAGACGGGTCGGCCCGCGTACGGACCGGACACGACGATGTCGTTCGGCGCGCTCGAGCCCGTCGAGATCGAGGCCGCCGCGCCCGTCGGGCTGACGCCCGACGAGGTCGTCGCGGTGAACGCGCTCCCGCCCACGTCGGCCCTCCTGGTGATGCAGCGCGGGCCGAGCGCGGGTGCGCGGTTCCTCCTCGACGCCGACCGCACGGTCGCGGGTCGCTCGACGGAGGCGGACATCTTCCTCGACGACGTGACGGTGTCCCGCAAGCACGCGGAGTTCGTGCGCGACGGGCAGCAGTTCGTCGTGCGGGACATCGGCTCGCTCAACGGCACCTACGTGAACCGGTCGCGCATCGACCAGGCGGTGCTGCGTGCGGGCGACGAGGTCCAGATCGGCAAGTACCGCATGACGTTCCACCCGAGCCCGCACCGCGAGGTCGCTCGCGGGTGA
- a CDS encoding DUF881 domain-containing protein, which produces MSDQRPDRPTDPLAAPDDAPRTGGDEAVTATDLASEDPVEPEPTTDPGSTAPVDDTPVDPADLEEPVDEAHDRAVREPVENAPEILGPGAVEQPDERADDLLVAGSGQVDAALPVTVDAGHITPTAPPDDSDDVAFEGADDAAFAPADDPVAEPAWTSGLDERAPVWSDTPDDDPAAEPAHGRPEDDAVVRPLDAPLSTVLGEDADHVAALGLPPDATTRTDATTRTGDAVPADLPDHDDTVAPESTWAPAGGSAPAPGEDTDDVEPDAHVDDVAATPPADTPVEPAPAVATPAVATPAVATTAAATTAAASESGWSVLGRALRPRVNRAQVLAGVLCALLGFALAVQIRQTSDLSLSGMRQADLVRILDEATTRGDALERERADLVAERDELLSGSDTRQAALDALRRSAETQGILAGRLPAEGRGVVVTVSDGGAQVKPVTMLNMLEELRNAGAEAMQLNDLRITASSAFTGVAGAIQLDGTTLTAPYVWKAIGDPDTIATALQMPGGAFAEVRNNGGNASVEPQDLVEVDAIRVVPDPVHATPVPPAGG; this is translated from the coding sequence ATGAGCGACCAGCGCCCCGACCGCCCCACCGACCCGCTCGCTGCCCCGGACGACGCACCGCGCACGGGCGGCGACGAGGCCGTCACGGCGACCGACCTCGCGTCGGAGGACCCGGTGGAGCCCGAGCCCACGACGGACCCGGGGTCGACCGCCCCGGTCGACGACACGCCCGTCGACCCGGCCGACCTCGAGGAGCCGGTCGACGAGGCGCACGACCGCGCCGTCCGCGAACCCGTCGAGAACGCACCCGAGATCCTCGGTCCCGGGGCCGTCGAGCAACCGGACGAGCGTGCGGACGACCTCCTCGTCGCCGGCTCCGGGCAGGTGGACGCCGCCCTTCCCGTGACGGTGGACGCCGGCCACATCACCCCGACCGCGCCGCCGGACGACAGCGACGACGTCGCGTTCGAGGGGGCCGACGACGCCGCGTTCGCGCCTGCCGACGACCCCGTCGCCGAGCCCGCGTGGACGAGCGGACTGGACGAGCGTGCGCCCGTGTGGTCGGACACGCCGGACGACGACCCCGCAGCGGAACCCGCGCACGGCCGGCCCGAGGACGACGCCGTCGTCCGACCGCTCGACGCCCCGCTCTCGACCGTGCTCGGCGAGGACGCCGACCACGTCGCGGCGCTCGGTCTGCCCCCCGATGCGACGACCCGCACCGACGCCACGACCCGCACCGGCGACGCGGTCCCCGCCGACCTCCCGGACCACGACGACACCGTCGCCCCCGAGAGCACGTGGGCTCCGGCCGGGGGCAGCGCCCCCGCACCGGGCGAGGACACCGACGACGTCGAGCCGGACGCGCACGTCGACGACGTGGCAGCCACCCCGCCGGCGGACACGCCCGTCGAGCCTGCGCCGGCCGTCGCGACGCCGGCCGTCGCGACGCCGGCCGTCGCGACGACTGCTGCCGCGACGACCGCTGCCGCGTCGGAGAGCGGCTGGAGCGTCCTCGGGCGCGCGCTGCGCCCGCGCGTCAACCGCGCGCAGGTGCTCGCCGGCGTGCTCTGCGCGCTGCTGGGGTTCGCCCTGGCCGTGCAGATCCGGCAGACGAGCGACCTGAGCCTGTCGGGCATGCGGCAGGCCGACCTGGTGCGGATCCTCGACGAGGCGACCACACGCGGCGACGCTCTGGAGCGCGAGCGCGCGGACCTGGTCGCCGAGCGCGACGAGCTCCTCTCGGGCTCCGACACCCGGCAGGCGGCGCTCGACGCGCTGCGCCGCAGCGCCGAGACACAGGGCATCCTGGCGGGCCGGCTGCCTGCCGAGGGGCGCGGCGTCGTGGTGACCGTCAGCGACGGCGGCGCACAGGTCAAGCCCGTGACGATGCTCAACATGCTCGAGGAGCTGCGGAACGCCGGCGCGGAGGCGATGCAGCTCAACGACCTGCGGATCACGGCCAGCAGCGCGTTCACGGGCGTCGCGGGGGCGATCCAGCTCGACGGCACGACGCTGACCGCGCCGTACGTGTGGAAGGCGATCGGCGACCCGGACACGATCGCGACCGCGCTGCAGATGCCCGGCGGCGCGTTCGCCGAGGTGCGCAACAACGGCGGCAACGCGTCGGTCGAGCCGCAGGACCTCGTCGAGGTCGACGCGATCCGTGTCGTCCCCGACCCCGTGCACGCGACACCGGTACCGCCTGCGGGCGGCTGA
- a CDS encoding small basic family protein produces the protein MIAVIGLVVGVVVGLVLQPTVPPELQPYLPIAVVAALDALFGGLRAMLDGIFDDRVFLTSFLSNVVVAALIVFLGDQLGVGSQLSTAVVVVLGIRIFSNAASIRRHLFKA, from the coding sequence GTGATCGCAGTGATCGGGCTCGTCGTCGGGGTCGTCGTCGGCCTCGTCCTCCAGCCGACCGTCCCGCCGGAGCTGCAGCCCTACCTCCCGATCGCCGTCGTCGCGGCCCTCGACGCGCTCTTCGGCGGGCTCCGGGCGATGCTCGACGGGATCTTCGACGACCGCGTGTTCCTGACGTCCTTCCTGTCGAACGTCGTCGTCGCGGCGCTCATCGTCTTCCTCGGCGACCAGCTCGGTGTCGGCTCGCAGCTGTCGACCGCCGTCGTCGTCGTCCTCGGCATCCGGATCTTCTCCAACGCCGCCTCCATCCGCCGGCACCTCTTCAAGGCATGA
- a CDS encoding DUF881 domain-containing protein, producing the protein MTARHGDAPQRPAPDASMTLLNEVYRRPLDPGYAAAAEGRRTGTRPPRTRRGAALLLVLGVLLGLGTVTAAVSLRTPPPSVVAARTLLQNQIEQHDAEAAALESELASLSEEVRRLQEAALDDVDPALAAELEASQVASGVVPVTGPGLRIVLTDATVDTEAGEEVDPSSRVQDFDLQVVVNGLWASGAEAIAINGERLTATSAIRSSGPVVRVDLVPLVSPYVVEAVGDPVAMQPELARSSAGQLLATLRSTWDIGVDLSSQTALELPGTGQVKLHDATVPEEARLTPPSPTTTTDQAPSTLDEGAQPQGADGASGVAGSARHPGRERT; encoded by the coding sequence ATGACCGCGCGCCACGGCGACGCCCCGCAGCGCCCCGCGCCCGACGCGTCGATGACGCTCCTCAACGAGGTGTACCGGCGGCCGCTCGACCCGGGCTACGCCGCCGCGGCGGAAGGCCGGCGCACGGGGACCCGCCCGCCGCGCACCCGGCGCGGCGCCGCGCTGCTCCTCGTGCTCGGCGTCCTGCTCGGGCTCGGCACCGTCACCGCCGCCGTCTCGCTGCGCACCCCGCCGCCGTCCGTCGTCGCCGCCCGCACGCTGCTCCAGAACCAGATCGAGCAGCACGACGCCGAGGCGGCGGCGCTCGAGAGCGAGCTCGCGTCCCTCAGCGAGGAGGTGCGGCGGCTCCAGGAGGCCGCGCTCGACGACGTCGACCCGGCGCTGGCCGCCGAGCTCGAGGCGAGCCAGGTCGCGTCCGGCGTCGTGCCGGTCACCGGCCCGGGACTGCGGATCGTCCTCACGGACGCCACGGTCGACACCGAGGCCGGCGAGGAGGTCGACCCCTCGTCCCGCGTCCAGGACTTCGACCTGCAGGTGGTCGTCAACGGGCTGTGGGCGTCGGGCGCCGAGGCGATCGCGATCAACGGCGAACGGCTCACCGCGACCTCCGCGATCCGCAGCTCGGGTCCCGTCGTGCGCGTCGACCTCGTCCCGCTGGTCAGCCCGTACGTGGTGGAGGCCGTCGGCGACCCCGTCGCGATGCAGCCCGAGCTCGCGCGCAGCTCCGCGGGTCAGCTGCTCGCGACGCTGCGCAGCACCTGGGACATCGGCGTCGACCTGTCCTCGCAGACCGCGCTCGAGCTGCCCGGCACCGGCCAGGTCAAGCTGCACGACGCGACCGTGCCCGAGGAGGCGCGTCTCACGCCCCCGAGCCCGACGACGACCACCGACCAGGCGCCGAGCACGCTGGACGAGGGCGCGCAACCGCAGGGTGCGGACGGGGCTTCCGGTGTGGCAGGGTCGGCACGTCATCCGGGGAGGGAACGTACGTGA